GTAATATATCCAGAAAGATGATGTAGTAAGTGTCATGGCAGAGATTTTCAAAGTGTATTACTTCGGGGACACCTAAAATTCCGAGGGCCCCAGAATGGGAACATTGATCTAGTGCCTAGTTATTCCACAAGAGAAATCACCAAGTGTGTTGTGAGTTAAATTGTGTCCCCAAAAAAGGtaatgttgaaatcctaacccctgaTTTTTGTCAATGTgaccttattttgaaatagagttTTTGCTGATGTCATCAAGTTAGGATGGGGTCATTtgggtcctaatccaatgactgatgtccttagaagaatgagaaaatttgGACATAGCACAGAGCAGAGATTATACAAAGTCCCAGACCCATGAGAGAAGTCCAtgtgtgaagatggaggcagagattaaagTGGTCTGTCCGCAAGCCAAAGAATGCTAAGAGTGGTTGCCAACCACCAGAAGGtcgaagagacaaggaaggattctccctcACAGGCTTCAGAGAGAGCagggccctgccaacaccttgatttcgtCTTTAAAACTAGTCTTTAAAACTACAacaaatagggatgcctggggtggctcaggtcatgatcttcaccgctcgtgagttcgagcccctcgtcgggctctgggctgacagctcagagcctggagcctgcttctgattctgtgtctccctctctctgcccctcccctaggctcactctgtctctcaaaaataaagaaacattaaaaaatttgtcatacaaaataaaactagaacaaatacatttctgttgttttaagtcaccgaGTTTGTGGTACTTTTTTTACAGCATTTCTAGGAAACTAACTCAGAGTGTACACATTAGCAGGGAATGTGAATGTGTCGCATCCCGTCTGTAAAGCACTGGCTAATTAGAACTTGATGAAAATTGCTTTACAAAGAGTTAGCTATCCAAGTCCATATACTATGTGGTtcatacttttaaattaaatgtaattccACTACCCAATGAGTAAAATGCTTCCTGCTTACATACAAGATGACAATTTTGTTCAACAAATTCCTTGGTGTTTGCCTTTAATTCTGAGCATTCGCAAAAATTAGTTGCCATTGCTATTGCTGAATCATGACAGTTCCACAGaatatgatttttataaattcaatGACTGCAAAGAGAAACAAGACTTTGGGTTGTAATTAAGTGTCATGTTCTCCCTTTTTTGgatagaatgttttattttgaaaagagtgCTATCTCAACTTAGATTTCGTAACATGAAATCTCAATATGATGTAGTACATCCGAGCACTAATAACGTTTTGCAACTCGCTAAAAGAAAGTACATAAAACACAAGGAAGGAGGGATGCTTTCTATAACGAGGTATGAGTTAATTTAAAAAGaccaaatttataataaaaagcaaaaaaaaaaaaaaaaactaatcacCCAAATACATGCCATCATTTTTTATGGTACCCACATGGAAACGTTTAAGGGTGTCAAAGTATGTCAGAAGTTTGCAGGAAATGAGCCCGTAGTAAGTCTCAAACAGGGTACATTCTTTCCCACTGCTAATTTCCTTCCACGCCAGGGGCATTTCAATATCTGTAGTTTCTGAGGATGTAAAAATGAACTTATAGCAACATCTGTTGTATCTGATGTGCCTTTTTCCAGAAAACCTTGAACTGTGGATGGGTATAAGGCCAATAGACTTTGcacaaattcctacaaacacaTCAGCAGGAACCATTATGGGTACTTCTTTGAAAACCACATACATCATCCGAGCCACATCTTGGGACATAATAAAAGCCTCGCCACTGCAGTAATCTGGGTAGTACTTTTCTGGGTACTCGCTGAAAGGGACAAATTCTTGACTATTAGGATCCCTGTTGGGTGTATCTTGATGGATAACTCTTCCTACATAGACATCCTCCAGGTGATCTTTCAGATTAAGAAGATAGTCTACCAAGCTCGGGACATTGACAAACATCTCTTCATCAACCTTAAGAATGAACAGGGCATTAGGGCAGAAAGTCACAGCCCACTGCGTCATCGTGATGATTTTCAGGGTTTGGTTCTCAGCACTGTCCAAGAAGATTCCTTGAATTATATCATTATTCTTATGGGACTCTTTGTCTATTTCTTGCTGGGTAGTTACCAAAACGGGCATTCCCAAAGCAAACAGTGTGAGAATGTGGTGCCCTTGAACACTGGTCACGTTACCCCAGGTTTTCCTGATGAGGTCCCGCCTTGTTCCATTTCCCGGGCTACTGAAGATAAGAGagagtaaaaatatattcttccctTTACACAGCTCCGACTGGCTCAGGATGTAATACTTGGAAAGATTACTTCTTAGGGGCTCCGTGTTCAATTTTCTTGCCTTCTCCTTAATTTCAAGAGCTTTCATATCCACATAAGGCAAAGCATGCAGAAAGTATTCTTCCACAAAATCAGCCCCAAAAAGCAAAGCATGAAACAGGATAACATTAAATAGAATGAAACACCACTGGTGAGTCCGAAGTCTGCAGAATGTCACCTAAATAAGACGAAAACACATGTTCATTCAAGCTTTGTCTCCATTCTTATTTTTGCCCCCACTGAATGCTATACATACTTCTTACAGCACTTAGAAATACACTATTTTAAGTGTTTCTCgtttatttttgttatctgtctctcccactagatcATGGTCTCCTGAACAGCTGGCAGAGAAGAGACAGCTCTCTCTTCTCCACTGTTGCAGAGTTCAGTATTTGGCATGAAGTAGAAACTGAATAAAATGCTAGTTGGTTGTTTTCTCGCTTGTTTGGATGAAAGCCTACTTACTATATGCAAGGCACGGTGCTATACATTGGAAAAGCAAAGAGGAATCAGGCATAGACATATGGATATAAAGTAACAAGCAGAATTATTGTGCTAAAAGCCTACaggaaaatatatgattttttttttctgaaagtgaaGCACTTGgatcagtttcttctctaattacaAAGGTCAAGGGCTATTTTTCCATGTAGTAGTTGCTTTTGTTGGCCAGTGAACAATGGCTACTATCAAACATTTACATCCTTCTACTATGACTTTCCAATTTAATCTGATACTGATTTCTGACATTGTCTGTTTTAGCGATGTCCCCTAATCCATTCAACACATCTGCCAATATGGGCAAATTCCCACTATCTGCATAGCACCCCTTCAGAGATCTAGGATGGCTCTGTGCCAAGCTTACTCCACATCATCAAAGAAGATGGAAACTTTCCATCTGGAAGGGTATATACAGTATCGTAATATAACAGAGCAAgggaacattaaagaaattaaatttctattgGAGTTTGATTGACAAAGCCTTCCATAATAATAGTTACCTCTTACTGAGCATTTGcagtgtgtcaggcactgtgctaagcactttaaatgacttaattcacttagcctTGGTAACATCCCTTTCATATAGGTTATTTCCAAAATTAAGGTGAGCATCCAAGTTTAGTAACTTGCCAAAGATCATCTCAGTGGGTAAGAGCGTGGGGAAGGGTCGTAATTGGAACTCAAGTCTGGgagagtccaaagcttaaccaCTGAGAATCCTGACccccatcttttcctttcctataCCTAATGAataggcaacaaaacaaaacaaaacaaaacaaaacaaatccctgTAATTATAATCTgaattccattccattttctcAAAGCTGATGATGTGCACATAGAAGAAACTTCAGCTTTCTCAAGCCTATTTTAATAGATATCAAATGCTTCCAAGATTTAAGAAACTTACCTGCATGTTGTCTGTGTACCGTTTCAGGACTTTGGAAATTACTGAATCCAGATGCCAAAATTATGTCCAAATGTAGCTCTCAGCATCATTCCAGTCTAACAGCAATTGCGGTAAGGTGCTTTGTGCCTGAGACTTTAAGGATAAAGTTTCTTTCCAATCAACTTGAGCTTTTGTCCCAGAATACCTGCTGACTCCATAGGGAAGCAAGTGCAGATTATGTTACAGCTAGAGTGAATCCGGAACAAAGAATGGCGAACACAAACCTTTTCAAACGCTTCCAACCTTGTATATGTTTTGAAACTGACCTGTTGCCGGTATGCTGAATTCCTGGTGAAATGTGTGTGGGAGTTGAAAGAGCAGTTCACCTACATCACCTCTCAAACATCATAATACAAGGAGAAATGTCATACAGTATGTTTTAGAGTGCTCTCAAGAAACTAAACAATTGGACTAGTTCCTGCTCCCTGGTATATGCATGCGCAAGACATGTACTAAAACATCAAGGAATACTTATCATCCCTAATGGGtgcgtttctttttttttttcctccccaaagaaATATCGTATGAAAGTTTTGGTTTATGTCTCATTGGGAAGGATTTTGAATTCCTAGTCTAGGCTATGCAAGAAGTTTACTGAATCAATTATATGTCACCCCAACTACCTACCCAGGCATTTTTTATCTCAAACTGGAAAACAACACATAGTCCATTTTAGCCAGAACTGAAGGAACTAAGCATTTGCTGTTTGCCGTTTTCCTGGGGGGCATGAATATGTAGGGATTATTCCAAACACTGTTTCTACCAGCAAGTTTAAGGAAGGAAACAACATTCAGCATATTTTCATGTTGCTGTCGCATAAGCAGTTGTATTGAGCATTCTGTTTTCAGGCAGGGCTgaaccattttcttcttttcacatgTTGATGTTCCTGCCTGCCACTCAGGGcatttttttgtaattgtttggCTAGGAAAAGTGTCAATGTTTGCTCAGCCATTTGTCATGCAATCTTGGAAATTTTTACAAAGTGGGAAaatctaactaaaaaaaaatcatatgaaaggaaattttttatacattctaaGTTTAACAACTAAATACAAATCCTATTTTGCAATTTTCATCTCTTAGAGCTATAAATTTTGCTCCCAGATCTCCTCTTGCTTCAATTTCGACAATTTGGTTTCTTTGTTCATGAGAAGGTCTAACAACATTGCCTCTAGAGCACCTCTGTCTGGGATTTTCAGTTCGATTCATCAAACTCCTACCACAATTTGTTTGCTACAAATTGATAGGGGGGCTTGTTTTTCTTAATTACCTTGGTATTGCTTTGCCTTTCATAGAGGTTATCTGATCTGCATACACGTCTTCCTAAAATTTCTTATAATGTTGTCATCAGTCACTGGCTTAGATGTCTACAGAGGCTTTCTGTTGCCTACCAAATCAAATTTGCTCTCGTGGAGCCTGACTTTCAAGACACCATACTTGTCTTCTGCTTCACATAGTCAAATTTGTATTTCCCATGTTTCAAGCGTACTAGATGGACTCAGGATGCTTGGCGCCTTGGTCATTCCCTAACACTAACTGGATACGTGACTGTCTTACTGTCTATATTACGTGTTCTATCTCTTGGACCAGTCTGTTCAATacggtagccattagccacatgtggctatttatatttaaattaattaaaattgtatttcctcAGTCACATTAGGCATTTTCAAGTGTTCAGTAGTCACAAGAGGCTAGTGGCTGCCTTATTAGACAATGTAAATAGGGGACATAATTGCTGAAAGTCCTATTGGAAGGTGCTGGTATAAGATACGCGTGTTCGCAGTTTATGAGCCCTTAGGGAGAGACAAGGAGAATTTAAGTTCTTGAAGTCGGGAGGAGGGGGGGCTGGGTTGAAATCCTAAGATAGCCGGTTATGATGACCTTAGGCAGGATGCTTAACCCTCTTTTGACCCgggtttcctcatctctgaaaacAAGAGTTAATAATAGTAACTACTATGCAGGGCTACTGTGGGAACTGAATGCGGTAACGCAAAGTGATCAGGAGAGTGCCTGGCCCATAGGAAGCACacaatttttgttctttgatGCTTAAAGATTTATGCTTCAGCTTTCAGTCCTCAGAAGGATCACACGAGGAAGTACTATAACTGCTATGCAGAAGACGAATATAAATCCAGAGATGTTACGTAAGTAAGGCCAACGGCACAGTCGGAGTGTCaagagctgggattcgaacctAGATCACCTGACTCCTTTGTTTCGGTCACCAATCCCcttaacttgctttatttttttcgtGAGCACTTGCTAAGACTTGCACCATGCCTTGCTTAGTTATTTATCTGTCAGCCTCCCCCGCTGGGATATAAACCCCAGGCGGCCGggtatttttgtactttttgctCACTAACCCTATCTCCTAGAATAGTGTTTGGGACATGCATGATAGGCGGCTCAATGGGTTGTTTCACTTTGGACACGTCTCTCaaattttcctccctctcctccgaAAAGTGAGGATAAGGAAAAGCGCCACAGAGTTTGTGCAAGATCGGATTGGTCCGACGAAGGACACCAAGGCCCCGGACAAATTCCGATACACGGCACGGAAGTTAAGTCGAGGATGAAGCGCCACAGGTCCCAGCTATACTGCGCATGCTCCTCCTCCCTGGGCGCTCTCCTCAGCCCGCCCGCTTCCCCCTCGAGGCCGGGGCCGGAAGTGCACCAGCGTCCGCTGGGCGCCGCGGGCGGAGGGACGCGCGGAGATGACGCAGGCAGCACCGGAAGCCGCTCCCCTGTGAGGTTGCAGACCCCGAGCGGCGGCCGCTGGTCCAGGTCTGTATGTGAGGCGGCGCCCGGTCGGGGAGGGGGTTCTTAGGCGCCCGCGCCCCTGCTGACCAGCCGCGCCTCGGGccgtttgtctttctctccctgcagGCGCCATGGCTGCGGAGCGGACCCGGCCGCTGCGAGGCTCTGGCGGCCCGAGCGCGCCTAGTCGGTGTGAGCCCGGCGCGAGGTCCCGGGCCCCGGGGCGCTCGCTCAGGTCAGTGCTGCGCGGAACACGACTCTGGGAGCAGGGAACCTGGGAGCGACGAACGGGCTGAAGGGATCTGGAGTTGATTTTAGAGATGGGAACATTGAGTCTCGGAGTTACCGCCTCTTAGTTCTCAGCTTCCTTAGCTGCGAAATGAGTTAACAATGATGTCCCAGGGCTGCCATGACTTTGAAAGATGATGAAGTGTGGAGAGGTGGTTTTGAAGTACAAAGCGCTGTATTAATGTGAGGGACTGCGCCGTAGTTGTGGGTATGCCATGGAAACAGGTGTGtatgtggcggggggggggggcgcttgaACTACAGATAGCCATATTAATGCTCAATAATAATGGTAACTGACGTTTCTCGGAGGCTTACAGCGTGTAGGGTACTGTGCTAAACGCTTTACGTGCATTATCCGATTTAAGCCTCACAAACACCCTTGCAGGGAATGCTGTTCCGAGGTTGCATTTTACAAGTCAAGGACTGGATTTGGGATTGGTGAAGTGATTTCCCCAGTGTCACTCAGCAACAAGTGGAGTTGCAGAGCCTGGATTTTATAAACACTGTATTCTTTCCGAGCTGTTTGTATTCATCTCAAAACCAAAGGCgagatgaataaataagttgTAATATTAAGTTGTAAGATTTTAAATAAGTTGTATATTCACATGGTTTTAAATTCAAGAGAGGGCTCCTCACGCCTGTTCCTCAGCTCTCCAGGTTTCTCTGGAGGCAACCAGTGTTACCAGCTTCTTGAATATTCCAAAGATACCTTGGGTGTGTGTAAGTTTATAAATCCAGATACACGTTTTCAAAACCTCTGTACTGTAACAAGCTGATTATGCTTGATGAGAAACCAGGGAAGATGAAGCCTCGGGCTTCCGAACAACAAATGTCTTGTTTTCACTCTTAACTAGGCCAGGTCCTGGTGGAGGAGAGGAAAACGTACATGTGATGTTTTATCCAGAACATCTATCTCTAGTAAGACCTAGCAGtatataggttttgttttgtttgcggCGGTGGGGAGCTAGGTAAGATGTTAAATTGCTTAACTTCCTGTGGGACCCTGGGAAAGTCACTCCACCTCTTGGGTCATAAATCTCATTTATTAGTTAAGGGCAATAGTACTGATACTTTCCTTGAAGTTCTGATAGTCAAATGAAGTAATGTCTATGAGTAGTACTTGAATCTTTTAAACCAATACAAATATGAGAGTTGCCAGAGGGAACATAGGGAATTAATGGTAGAACCAGAGACCAAACCCAGGCCTCCTGGCTTCCAATTTTGCAGTCTTCATCATACCCATTTCGGAGCTTTGTGACTGTTAATATTGAGGGCAGAAGGACAAGTTTAATGTTTAATCTCAagtcggggggaggggaaggcaagaCAGCATGGAGTGTGGGTACAGACAGAAATGCACCTAGCAGGAAATTCTAGCCTCAACTCAATAACTGgccttaattataaaattaaacccCAGTAAGTTTGAGTCCGTGAATTTTTCTTCCATCTATTTTAAGCCAATTTAAGGGAAAGTTTATGGTAAGGATCATAGGGTTGAAAGGGTTGTTAGTAGTCCTGTCTATTCCAGCCTTAAGGCTGCTGAAAGCTTTCCTGGCCagtattcataataataaaactaacaaaagtaCCACCCCTGCTCAATTTCTGAGTTTCACAGCCCTCAAAGTGAGGGATagcttccattttacagatagaactGAAGTTTAGAAGTTGGTCAGAGATGCCCATGATCACGTAGGAAGTGGGTAAATCACTGAAAGACTTGACTGACTCCAAAGCATTTTCATATATGCCTCATTCTGCCTCTGTTTCTAACTGTCCTTGACTTTCCCAGTAATGGGaatctcaccattctggaggcagCCCCTACATTGTTGGAAATCTCCTGATGATTTAGAAGTTCCTCCTaatggggagcctgagtggctcagtcggttaagtgtccaactcctgatctcaagcacaggtcttttttcttttaatttttatttattattgaaagatagagtcagagcgtgagcaggggaggggcagagggagagggagacacagaatctgaaacaggctccaggctctgagctgtcagcacagagcccgatgcggggctcgaactcacggaccacgagatcatgacctgagccgaagtcggacgcttaaccaactgagccacccaggcgccccactcaagcacgggtcttaatctcagggt
This DNA window, taken from Acinonyx jubatus isolate Ajub_Pintada_27869175 chromosome D4, VMU_Ajub_asm_v1.0, whole genome shotgun sequence, encodes the following:
- the B3GALT9 gene encoding beta-1,3-galactosyltransferase 9; the protein is MQVTFCRLRTHQWCFILFNVILFHALLFGADFVEEYFLHALPYVDMKALEIKEKARKLNTEPLRSNLSKYYILSQSELCKGKNIFLLSLIFSSPGNGTRRDLIRKTWGNVTSVQGHHILTLFALGMPVLVTTQQEIDKESHKNNDIIQGIFLDSAENQTLKIITMTQWAVTFCPNALFILKVDEEMFVNVPSLVDYLLNLKDHLEDVYVGRVIHQDTPNRDPNSQEFVPFSEYPEKYYPDYCSGEAFIMSQDVARMMYVVFKEVPIMVPADVFVGICAKSIGLIPIHSSRFSGKRHIRYNRCCYKFIFTSSETTDIEMPLAWKEISSGKECTLFETYYGLISCKLLTYFDTLKRFHVGTIKNDGMYLGD